From the genome of Thermoanaerobaculia bacterium, one region includes:
- a CDS encoding YetF domain-containing protein, producing the protein MWHLATPWLEILARCAIVYTAVLLGLRLSGKREIGQMTPFDLVLILLIANAVQNAMIGNDNSLAGGLVAAGALIALNFSVGRAARKWMGFGRLLKGHASVLINRGVVVEEHLKREGIAQDELTAALREHGVGSLDDVRLAVLEVDGSISVLKNEDVSPAAGKPHRRFKYLKR; encoded by the coding sequence ATGTGGCACCTGGCAACGCCCTGGCTCGAGATCCTGGCGCGCTGCGCGATCGTGTACACGGCCGTCCTCCTCGGCTTGCGGCTCTCGGGCAAGCGCGAAATCGGACAGATGACGCCGTTCGACCTCGTGCTCATCCTGCTGATCGCCAACGCCGTCCAGAACGCGATGATCGGCAACGACAACTCGCTCGCCGGGGGCCTCGTCGCCGCCGGCGCCTTGATCGCCCTGAACTTCTCCGTCGGACGCGCGGCGCGGAAGTGGATGGGATTCGGCCGACTTCTCAAGGGACACGCGTCGGTCCTCATCAACCGCGGAGTCGTCGTCGAGGAGCACTTGAAACGCGAGGGCATCGCCCAGGACGAGCTGACGGCGGCGCTGCGGGAGCACGGCGTCGGATCGCTCGACGACGTCCGGCTCGCCGTGCTCGAGGTGGACGGATCGATTTCGGTGCTCAAGAACGAAGACGTTTCGCCCGCGGCCGGCAAGCCGCACCGGCGGTTCAAGTATCTGAAACGCTAG
- a CDS encoding VIT1/CCC1 transporter family protein, with amino-acid sequence MHPRPTGRPEAWHRLGAGGFLRDVVLGSSDGLVAVLAFVAGVSATLGARRTILLAGLAEMFAGATSMGLGAYLGSKSEREFYARELAREKREIAEMPHEEREEIREIYRKKGFAGNDLEMVVDRITADKERWLKVMMHEELGFAKSGGLSPIRSGIALAVAYIVGAAIPIFPYALFREGTAFPVSIAVTLGALFAVGMSKARLTHRPWWKAGFEMSVAGGVGTLVCYAIAKGIARL; translated from the coding sequence GTGCACCCGAGACCCACCGGACGCCCCGAGGCCTGGCACCGCCTGGGGGCCGGCGGCTTTCTCCGCGACGTCGTGCTCGGCTCTTCCGACGGGCTGGTCGCGGTGCTCGCGTTCGTGGCCGGCGTCTCCGCGACGCTCGGCGCGCGCCGCACGATCCTGCTCGCGGGCCTGGCCGAGATGTTCGCGGGCGCGACCTCGATGGGGCTCGGCGCGTACCTGGGCTCGAAGTCGGAGCGCGAGTTCTATGCGCGAGAGCTCGCGCGCGAGAAGCGGGAGATCGCCGAGATGCCCCACGAGGAGCGCGAGGAGATCCGCGAGATCTACCGCAAGAAGGGATTCGCCGGAAACGACCTCGAGATGGTCGTCGACCGCATCACCGCGGACAAGGAGCGCTGGCTGAAGGTGATGATGCACGAGGAGCTCGGCTTCGCGAAGTCCGGCGGCCTGTCGCCGATCCGGAGCGGCATCGCGCTCGCCGTCGCGTACATCGTCGGCGCGGCGATCCCGATCTTCCCGTACGCGCTGTTCCGCGAGGGCACCGCTTTTCCCGTGTCGATCGCGGTGACTCTCGGCGCGTTGTTTGCAGTCGGAATGTCGAAGGCGCGGCTCACGCACCGCCCCTGGTGGAAGGCCGGTTTCGAGATGTCGGTCGCCGGCGGCGTGGGAACCCTGGTGTGCTACGCGATTGCGAAGGGAATCGCGAGGCTCTGA
- the yajC gene encoding preprotein translocase subunit YajC, translating to MIRRVMNLTLLAAAPAGQPNALVSFLPMILIFGIFYFILIAPMRKRQKKTQAMLAQLKKGDSVITNGGIYGRIAAIDDATNTVILQISDQVKIKIARSALAGLQGTPVETTLEPK from the coding sequence ATGATCCGCCGCGTGATGAACCTGACGCTCCTCGCCGCCGCGCCCGCGGGCCAGCCGAACGCCCTCGTGTCGTTCCTTCCCATGATCCTGATCTTCGGGATCTTCTACTTCATCCTGATCGCCCCGATGCGCAAGCGCCAGAAGAAGACGCAGGCGATGCTCGCGCAGCTGAAGAAGGGCGACTCGGTGATCACCAACGGCGGAATCTACGGCCGGATCGCGGCGATCGACGACGCGACGAACACCGTGATCCTCCAGATCTCCGACCAGGTGAAGATCAAGATCGCGCGGAGCGCGCTGGCGGGGCTGCAAGGGACCCCGGTCGAAACCACCCTCGAACCCAAATAG